One window from the genome of Rubinisphaera margarita encodes:
- a CDS encoding VOC family protein yields the protein MSRKLFVNLPVRDLKTSMAFFEKLGFSFNPQFTDDSAACMVISEENFAMLLSHERLKDFTPKAIADATKTTEVLVAISCENRDVVDAMVHAAIENGGSALREASDYGFMYAHSFQDPDGHIWEPFWMDPDRVQG from the coding sequence ATGTCTCGCAAATTGTTTGTCAATCTCCCGGTCCGCGACCTGAAAACGTCGATGGCCTTCTTCGAGAAACTCGGCTTCTCGTTCAACCCGCAGTTCACGGATGACTCCGCCGCCTGCATGGTGATCAGCGAGGAAAACTTCGCCATGCTGTTGTCGCACGAACGGCTCAAGGACTTCACGCCGAAGGCGATCGCCGACGCCACGAAGACCACTGAAGTGCTCGTTGCCATCAGTTGCGAGAACCGCGACGTGGTCGATGCCATGGTGCATGCCGCGATCGAGAACGGCGGTTCCGCCCTCCGCGAAGCGAGCGACTACGGCTTCATGTACGCTCATAGCTTTCAGGACCCGGACGGCCACATCTGGGAACCGTTCTGGATGGATCCGGATCGCGTGCAGG
- a CDS encoding GyrI-like domain-containing protein: MMGLGPVRFERSGDLKIVGLQKSYTAESRNQIPQLWQQFAPSIGQIPGQQGMVAYGVCLHAKPDCSFDYLAGVGVEKNANVADEQASVELPDRRYVVFEHTEHVSKLPEAIETIWSKWIPESGLNVSTDAPCFERYTEEYDPEAGQGGTEIWIPLVE, translated from the coding sequence ATGATGGGACTCGGACCGGTGCGATTCGAACGTAGCGGGGACCTGAAGATCGTTGGTCTGCAGAAGTCATACACGGCGGAGAGTCGCAATCAGATTCCTCAACTCTGGCAGCAGTTCGCTCCTTCGATTGGCCAGATCCCCGGTCAGCAGGGGATGGTCGCGTATGGAGTCTGTCTCCATGCGAAGCCGGACTGCTCGTTCGATTACCTGGCCGGAGTTGGCGTCGAGAAAAATGCCAACGTGGCTGATGAGCAGGCATCGGTCGAACTGCCCGATCGGCGATACGTGGTCTTCGAGCACACCGAGCATGTCTCCAAACTGCCCGAGGCGATTGAAACGATCTGGAGCAAATGGATCCCGGAATCCGGCCTCAATGTCAGCACCGACGCTCCCTGCTTCGAACGCTACACCGAAGAGTACGATCCAGAAGCCGGACAGGGCGGAACGGAAATCTGGATTCCCCTCGTCGAGTAA
- a CDS encoding DUF899 domain-containing protein, whose product MSATAHPEIVSQEQWLERRKQLLVEEKELTKHYDRVTARRRRLPMVLLEKEYSFQGAEGPVSLIDLFDGHRQLIVYHFMFDPEWDMGCSGCTMFVNALADLSMLGERDTAFVLISRAPFEKLEAYRKERDWNRRWVSSFGSDFNYDFHVTQDRTVVPLEYNFRTEAELETRADAEPWFLEGETHGLSVFFQLDRQVYHTYSTYGRGCESLTDSYRLLDTTPFGRQEDFEDSPTGWPQHPTYG is encoded by the coding sequence ATGTCTGCTACCGCACATCCGGAAATCGTTTCGCAAGAACAGTGGCTTGAGCGTCGCAAACAATTGCTGGTCGAAGAGAAGGAACTGACGAAACATTACGACCGTGTGACGGCCCGTCGGCGACGGTTGCCGATGGTCCTTCTGGAGAAGGAATATTCATTCCAGGGAGCCGAGGGGCCGGTCAGCCTGATTGACTTGTTCGATGGTCACCGACAGCTGATTGTCTACCACTTCATGTTCGATCCCGAATGGGACATGGGTTGTTCAGGATGCACGATGTTCGTGAACGCTCTGGCGGATTTGTCGATGCTGGGCGAACGTGACACAGCATTCGTGCTGATTTCTCGAGCCCCGTTCGAGAAGCTGGAGGCGTATCGAAAGGAGCGGGATTGGAACCGACGCTGGGTCTCATCGTTCGGCAGCGATTTCAACTACGACTTTCACGTGACCCAGGACCGCACGGTCGTTCCGCTCGAGTACAACTTCCGCACCGAAGCCGAGCTCGAAACTCGCGCCGATGCAGAGCCGTGGTTTCTGGAAGGAGAGACGCATGGATTAAGTGTCTTCTTCCAGCTCGATAGGCAGGTGTATCACACCTATTCGACCTATGGACGAGGCTGCGAAAGTTTGACCGATTCCTATCGCCTGCTCGATACAACGCCCTTCGGGCGGCAGGAAGATTTCGAAGATTCTCCGACTGGCTGGCCGCAACATCCCACTTACGGTTGA
- a CDS encoding YciI family protein, producing the protein MKYMLLIYGAEDAWTEDEREACMSESRDLCHELAEKGQFMAAAPLHSVSMATSLRVREGKRLITDGPFAETTEQLGGYYLIDVENLDEAIKVAGRIPAASKGTVEIRPVVALPDMPETNG; encoded by the coding sequence ATGAAATACATGCTATTAATCTACGGTGCCGAAGATGCATGGACGGAAGACGAGCGAGAAGCGTGTATGTCCGAATCTCGCGATCTGTGCCACGAACTGGCCGAGAAAGGGCAGTTCATGGCTGCCGCTCCTCTGCATTCCGTTTCGATGGCCACCAGTCTGCGGGTCCGTGAGGGGAAGCGGCTGATCACCGATGGGCCATTCGCTGAAACGACCGAGCAACTCGGCGGCTACTACCTGATCGATGTCGAGAACCTCGACGAAGCCATCAAGGTCGCTGGTCGCATTCCCGCAGCAAGCAAGGGGACGGTCGAGATTCGTCCCGTCGTGGCTCTCCCGGACATGCCGGAGACGAATGGATGA
- a CDS encoding YciI family protein — MRFVCLGYLDAERYEGLSESERQAAMEECFAYDEELRRGGHFLDGEALQGSESAATLTVNNGRVVVKDGPYAETKEQLGGILFLEARDLNHAITLMSKHPGVRMGPFEIRPADETINARVKRTEPLGS; from the coding sequence ATGAGATTTGTCTGCCTGGGATACCTCGATGCGGAACGTTATGAGGGACTTTCGGAGTCCGAACGACAGGCCGCGATGGAGGAGTGCTTCGCCTACGACGAGGAACTTCGACGTGGAGGGCATTTTCTCGACGGGGAAGCTCTCCAGGGCAGCGAGTCAGCCGCCACGTTGACGGTCAACAACGGACGAGTCGTTGTGAAAGATGGCCCCTATGCCGAGACGAAAGAACAACTCGGAGGGATTCTGTTTCTCGAAGCTCGGGATCTGAATCACGCCATCACATTGATGTCGAAGCATCCCGGCGTGCGAATGGGGCCGTTCGAAATTCGACCCGCTGATGAAACCATCAACGCCCGCGTGAAGCGGACGGAACCTCTCGGCTCCTGA
- a CDS encoding toxin-antitoxin system YwqK family antitoxin, producing the protein MKKDLSGFDENGNLKSGNHIETFKDGSVSGVGAYLNGVKTGDWKYYYHNGNLKALGKYDRGQLIDEWIWYRENGLLLQSGSFDSAGRKTGLWRRYHINGVLMDEGQFLEGRKVGEWRSYDADGQIQKVTTHKGRTGPQT; encoded by the coding sequence ATGAAAAAAGACCTGAGCGGGTTTGATGAGAACGGAAATCTCAAAAGTGGAAACCACATCGAGACTTTCAAAGATGGATCGGTTTCCGGGGTAGGAGCCTACCTCAACGGAGTGAAGACGGGCGACTGGAAATACTACTACCACAACGGCAACCTCAAGGCGCTCGGCAAGTACGATCGCGGCCAGCTGATCGACGAATGGATCTGGTATCGAGAAAACGGATTGCTGTTGCAGTCCGGGTCATTTGATTCCGCGGGCCGCAAAACCGGACTCTGGCGTCGCTACCACATTAATGGTGTGCTCATGGACGAAGGCCAGTTCCTTGAAGGTCGGAAAGTCGGCGAATGGCGATCCTACGACGCCGACGGTCAGATCCAGAAAGTCACAACGCACAAAGGCCGCACGGGCCCGCAGACCTGA
- a CDS encoding RNA polymerase sigma factor, which yields MNSTQTIVDAVYREESRRVFATLVRLLGDFDLAEEAMHDAFATAVERWETDGVPENKVAWLVSTARFKGIDVIRRRSRFDASLQELGRKFEAEEQKRGQSEATVVEDDRLRLIFTCCHPALAIETQIALTLREVCGLTTEEVASAFLIAAPTMAQRIVRAKSKIRDAGIPYEVPELDEMPERLDAVLTVIYLIFNEGYSASSGEAVTRADLSAEAIRLTRLLRDLLPDPETSGLLALLLLQESRRLARTTSDGDIVLLEDQDRTLWNHEQIQEGLQLVQESLATRRFGAYTIQAAIAAVHAEARSAVETDWPQIVAFYDLLLQLEPSPVVHLNRAVAVAMRDGPEAGVRLIDEILSGGELQQYHLAHAARADLCRRLGWTEEARVSYQRGLELTRQEPERRFLQKRLDELALSKS from the coding sequence ATGAATTCAACACAGACAATTGTCGATGCCGTCTACCGGGAGGAGTCGCGGCGAGTCTTCGCGACACTCGTGCGACTCCTGGGAGACTTCGATCTGGCTGAAGAAGCGATGCACGATGCCTTCGCCACGGCTGTCGAACGCTGGGAGACCGATGGCGTCCCGGAGAACAAGGTCGCCTGGCTGGTCTCGACGGCTCGCTTCAAGGGCATCGACGTCATCCGCCGCCGCAGCCGGTTCGATGCTTCCCTGCAGGAACTGGGACGAAAGTTCGAAGCTGAGGAACAGAAACGCGGGCAGTCGGAAGCGACCGTCGTGGAAGACGACCGGCTGCGGCTCATCTTCACCTGTTGTCATCCGGCGCTCGCCATCGAAACGCAGATCGCTCTGACGCTACGCGAAGTTTGCGGACTGACGACCGAAGAAGTCGCGAGTGCCTTTTTGATCGCCGCCCCGACGATGGCCCAGCGGATTGTGCGGGCGAAGTCGAAAATTCGCGATGCCGGGATTCCGTATGAAGTTCCGGAACTCGATGAGATGCCCGAGCGGCTCGATGCCGTGCTCACGGTGATCTATCTCATCTTCAATGAAGGCTACTCGGCGTCCTCCGGCGAGGCGGTCACGAGAGCGGATCTTTCCGCCGAAGCCATTCGCCTGACGCGGCTGTTGCGAGACCTGTTGCCCGATCCGGAGACCAGCGGCTTGCTGGCTCTGCTGTTGCTTCAAGAATCGCGACGGCTGGCTCGCACGACTTCGGATGGCGACATCGTTCTGCTTGAAGACCAGGATCGGACACTCTGGAATCACGAGCAGATTCAGGAGGGACTGCAGCTGGTTCAGGAGTCGCTGGCCACGCGTCGCTTCGGGGCCTACACCATTCAGGCCGCCATCGCGGCCGTGCATGCGGAAGCCCGTTCCGCCGTGGAAACCGACTGGCCTCAGATCGTCGCTTTCTACGATCTGCTGTTGCAGTTGGAGCCGAGTCCGGTGGTGCATCTGAATCGAGCCGTGGCGGTCGCCATGCGCGATGGCCCGGAAGCTGGTGTCAGGCTAATCGACGAGATCCTCAGCGGCGGCGAACTGCAGCAGTATCATCTGGCACACGCCGCTCGCGCGGACTTGTGCCGCCGTCTCGGCTGGACGGAGGAAGCCCGGGTCTCTTACCAGCGTGGACTGGAACTGACCCGCCAGGAACCAGAACGCCGCTTCCTGCAAAAGCGACTCGATGAGCTCGCGTTGAGTAAGTCATAG
- a CDS encoding GDSL-type esterase/lipase family protein, whose amino-acid sequence MQLCEIPPARSARRLCCLALLAITLGIPHVSEAADANWQLKDGDRVVLLGSTFIERENAHGVVEMSLRLAAPNVDFTVRNLGWSGDNVLGESRAYFGPVQAGYAHLQEYIGLTKPTVLIVSYGHNAAFAGEAGLTEFLGNYSKLLKDLSADGRRLVVLGPTPLEPVVQSPEQIEQLNKNRRLYSDSIRTLCEKQNCTYVDLLEPMQTLRNEMDVDRLTENGIHLNRDGYIAVGEILARSLGTSLIRDGEPLLRDSQFAAAARPAYEAILWKNELFFHRFRPQNETYLRGFRKHEQGQNAKEILEFDPLVQEQDQAVQKAADELIRNWGPAN is encoded by the coding sequence GTGCAACTTTGCGAAATCCCGCCGGCTCGCAGCGCCCGCCGGCTCTGCTGTCTGGCCCTCCTGGCGATTACGCTCGGAATTCCCCACGTCTCGGAAGCAGCGGACGCCAACTGGCAGCTGAAAGATGGCGACCGTGTTGTTCTGCTCGGCAGCACGTTCATCGAGCGGGAGAACGCTCACGGCGTCGTCGAGATGTCGCTGCGACTGGCCGCTCCAAATGTCGATTTCACCGTCCGAAACCTCGGCTGGTCGGGCGATAATGTGCTTGGTGAGTCTCGCGCTTACTTCGGGCCAGTTCAGGCAGGCTATGCTCATCTGCAGGAGTATATCGGTTTGACGAAGCCAACCGTGCTCATCGTCAGCTACGGACACAACGCCGCCTTTGCCGGGGAAGCCGGACTGACCGAGTTTCTCGGGAACTACTCGAAGCTGCTGAAAGATCTTTCCGCGGACGGTCGTCGCCTTGTCGTCCTCGGCCCGACGCCGCTCGAACCAGTCGTGCAGTCTCCCGAACAGATCGAACAACTCAACAAGAACCGCCGCCTCTACAGCGATTCGATTCGTACACTCTGTGAAAAGCAGAACTGCACCTACGTCGATCTGCTCGAACCGATGCAGACGCTGCGGAACGAGATGGACGTCGACCGCCTCACCGAAAACGGCATTCATCTAAACCGCGACGGCTACATCGCTGTCGGAGAGATTCTTGCCCGATCGCTCGGCACCTCGCTCATTCGAGATGGCGAGCCACTGCTGCGAGACTCGCAGTTCGCCGCCGCTGCCCGACCGGCGTATGAAGCGATCCTCTGGAAGAACGAGCTTTTCTTCCACCGCTTCCGCCCGCAGAACGAAACGTACCTTCGTGGTTTCCGCAAGCACGAACAGGGACAGAACGCGAAAGAGATTCTCGAATTCGACCCGCTGGTTCAGGAACAGGATCAGGCCGTGCAGAAAGCCGCCGATGAACTGATCCGCAACTGGGGGCCGGCGAACTAG
- a CDS encoding PVC-type heme-binding CxxCH protein has product MHHYFLSWTVLLTTLVAASPVLAQRSLTEVPDTDPTKEQASFQVAEGFEVNLFASEPMIAKPIQMNWDSQGRLWVATSETYPHVKPGQDANDKIILLEDTDDDGVADKSTVFADGLLMPTAILPGDGGVYVGNSTELLHLKDTDGDGKADERRIVLSGFGTEDTHHIIHTLKRGPAGHIYFNQSIYTHSHIETPYGVKRLLAGGTWKFDSTSLELEVFCRGLVNPWGLAFDSYGQAFETDGAGGEGIHYVFPDVVMLTAHNAERIVRGLNPGQPKHCGLEILAGDHLPEGWSGRFVTNDFRGNRINSFELSESGSGYISRQADNLMTSNYISFRPVDILMGPDGAIYVADWYNPIIQHGEVDFRDERRDHEHGRIWRISVKDNAPGRQLLPADASVPELVTMLNSDQKWYRDMARYELSKADRNEVFQAIDTAAKSNTDPEVESQLALSRMWLAEDWSGTEEALRMAELMLTHDDYRVRSAAVRVAAQWTDNPLAVGIFKTAIADSHPQVRLEAVHALRHQATPTSLKLASTAVDPANDRFLEFSLWQTFRTTEEIWLPLFVEDPGFFGDNPRTILTIAQASRSAAVVAPVVKMWEQGQIPDNLTGEVLQLVSERGNVGELTELWKLALDENNRHRAAILEALAQTALRRKAQPSESLTELIPLLDAKDSQVRWFATRLAGLWKIETARPNLKAIAENETESAARRGIALQSLALLGGTDSRDYLLAVARGESMPKLQVAGIEALLSMNVKLAAEAAVAALSEEGSAARVDTILGPLLQRRDGPGHLAQALKGAKWPAGVATAAVRRATSLPQQNPGLVAAIQKAGGIDPLEKELSPEEMQELVQAIVKTGDAHRGEEIYRREKLLCIKCHAVGGAGGKVGPDLSSIGASAPVDYLVESLINPSKKIKEGYHSIQVVTIDGIVLAGVPVLENQDEIHLRDAEGKIHVVPTEDIELRKNSTVSLMPADLVSKLRRDELIDLVRFLSALGKTGELVVSKQQMVRTWQVINPEGNIRGINDAIRHAGIQLATTDDSQLSWTTHYSHVDGGLRLQPLVNMRNIDGATLSIARFEIDVIQPGVIGLKIENPTGLRIWIDEEEVGVQPHLHPELPVGKHRVTIAADPGARKNAPIRAELIEVPGSQGQATLLN; this is encoded by the coding sequence ATGCACCATTATTTTCTTTCCTGGACCGTGCTGCTGACGACTCTCGTCGCCGCGAGTCCTGTTCTGGCCCAGCGAAGTCTGACCGAAGTTCCCGATACCGATCCGACCAAGGAACAGGCGTCGTTTCAGGTAGCCGAAGGCTTTGAGGTCAACCTCTTTGCTTCCGAGCCGATGATCGCCAAGCCGATTCAGATGAACTGGGATTCCCAGGGACGCCTTTGGGTCGCGACCAGCGAAACGTATCCGCACGTGAAGCCGGGGCAGGATGCCAACGACAAGATCATTCTGCTTGAAGACACCGACGACGATGGCGTCGCCGATAAGTCGACCGTTTTCGCCGATGGCCTGCTGATGCCGACCGCGATTCTCCCCGGCGATGGCGGCGTGTATGTCGGAAACTCGACCGAACTGCTGCATCTGAAGGATACCGATGGCGACGGCAAAGCTGATGAGCGGCGCATCGTTCTCAGCGGGTTCGGCACCGAAGATACGCACCACATTATTCATACGCTCAAACGGGGACCGGCCGGGCATATCTACTTCAACCAGTCGATCTACACGCACAGCCACATCGAAACGCCGTACGGGGTGAAACGCCTGCTCGCCGGCGGAACGTGGAAGTTCGACTCGACATCGCTCGAGCTGGAAGTCTTCTGCCGTGGACTGGTCAACCCCTGGGGACTCGCGTTCGATTCCTACGGACAGGCGTTTGAAACCGACGGAGCCGGCGGCGAGGGGATTCACTACGTCTTCCCGGATGTCGTCATGCTGACCGCGCACAATGCCGAGCGGATCGTCCGTGGACTCAACCCCGGTCAGCCGAAGCATTGCGGCCTCGAAATCCTCGCCGGCGATCACCTGCCGGAAGGCTGGTCGGGTCGCTTTGTGACCAACGATTTCCGGGGCAACCGCATCAACAGCTTCGAGCTTTCGGAATCGGGCAGCGGGTACATTTCGCGTCAGGCCGACAACCTGATGACGTCGAACTACATCTCGTTCCGTCCGGTCGACATTCTCATGGGCCCGGATGGAGCCATCTATGTCGCCGACTGGTACAACCCGATCATTCAGCACGGCGAGGTCGATTTCCGCGATGAACGCCGCGATCACGAACACGGCCGCATCTGGCGGATCTCCGTGAAAGACAACGCGCCGGGGCGTCAACTGCTGCCGGCCGATGCCTCTGTGCCGGAACTGGTCACCATGCTCAACAGCGACCAGAAATGGTATCGCGACATGGCTCGCTATGAACTGTCGAAGGCGGATCGCAACGAAGTCTTCCAGGCCATCGACACGGCTGCCAAATCGAATACCGATCCCGAGGTCGAATCGCAGCTGGCTCTTTCGCGGATGTGGCTGGCCGAAGACTGGTCCGGCACGGAAGAAGCGCTGCGAATGGCCGAGCTGATGCTCACGCACGACGATTACCGGGTGCGCTCGGCTGCGGTTCGCGTCGCCGCTCAATGGACTGACAACCCGCTGGCGGTCGGCATCTTTAAGACCGCGATTGCTGACTCGCATCCGCAGGTGCGTCTGGAAGCCGTGCATGCGTTGCGACATCAGGCGACGCCGACGTCGCTCAAGCTCGCCTCCACGGCTGTGGATCCGGCGAACGATCGCTTTCTGGAGTTCTCCCTCTGGCAGACGTTCCGCACGACTGAAGAGATCTGGCTGCCGCTGTTCGTGGAAGATCCAGGCTTCTTCGGCGACAACCCGCGAACCATTCTCACGATTGCCCAGGCCTCTCGCTCAGCAGCCGTTGTCGCGCCTGTTGTGAAGATGTGGGAACAGGGACAGATCCCCGACAATCTGACGGGCGAAGTGCTGCAGCTCGTTTCCGAACGGGGCAATGTCGGCGAGCTGACCGAACTCTGGAAGCTCGCTCTCGATGAGAACAACCGGCACCGGGCCGCCATTCTGGAAGCCCTCGCACAAACCGCACTCCGGCGGAAAGCCCAGCCGAGTGAATCGCTGACCGAGTTGATTCCCCTGCTCGATGCGAAGGACTCGCAGGTTCGCTGGTTCGCCACACGACTGGCCGGACTCTGGAAGATTGAAACGGCTCGCCCGAATCTCAAGGCGATTGCCGAGAACGAAACCGAGTCGGCGGCTCGGCGGGGGATTGCTCTGCAGTCGCTCGCTCTGCTCGGCGGGACCGACAGCCGCGATTATCTGCTGGCTGTGGCCCGTGGCGAATCGATGCCCAAGCTGCAGGTCGCCGGGATTGAAGCCCTGCTGTCGATGAACGTGAAGCTCGCCGCCGAAGCCGCCGTGGCTGCTCTCAGCGAAGAAGGCTCGGCTGCCCGGGTCGATACGATTCTCGGCCCGCTGCTCCAGCGTCGCGATGGTCCGGGACATCTGGCTCAGGCTCTGAAAGGTGCGAAGTGGCCCGCCGGCGTAGCGACCGCAGCTGTGCGTCGTGCCACCAGTCTGCCGCAGCAGAATCCGGGACTGGTCGCCGCGATTCAGAAAGCGGGAGGCATCGATCCGCTTGAGAAAGAGCTCTCCCCGGAAGAGATGCAGGAACTCGTGCAGGCGATCGTCAAGACGGGCGATGCTCATCGGGGCGAAGAGATTTATCGCCGTGAGAAGCTGCTTTGCATCAAGTGTCACGCCGTAGGCGGCGCGGGCGGCAAGGTTGGTCCCGATCTGTCGAGCATCGGAGCAAGTGCTCCGGTCGACTATCTGGTCGAATCGCTGATCAATCCGAGCAAGAAGATCAAGGAAGGTTACCACTCGATTCAGGTCGTCACGATCGACGGCATCGTCCTGGCCGGCGTGCCCGTGCTGGAGAATCAGGACGAGATTCATCTTCGTGATGCCGAGGGGAAGATTCACGTCGTCCCGACCGAAGATATCGAACTGCGGAAGAACTCGACGGTCTCGCTGATGCCGGCCGATCTGGTCAGCAAGCTCCGCCGCGATGAACTGATCGATCTGGTCCGCTTCCTTTCCGCTCTGGGGAAGACGGGCGAACTGGTCGTCTCGAAGCAGCAGATGGTGCGGACCTGGCAGGTCATCAATCCGGAAGGGAATATCCGCGGGATCAACGACGCGATCCGGCACGCGGGCATTCAGCTGGCCACGACCGACGACAGTCAACTTTCGTGGACCACGCATTACAGCCATGTCGATGGCGGGCTGCGACTGCAGCCGCTGGTGAACATGCGGAATATCGATGGAGCGACGCTGTCGATCGCCCGCTTCGAGATCGATGTCATCCAGCCGGGTGTGATTGGCCTGAAGATCGAGAACCCGACCGGACTGCGGATCTGGATCGACGAGGAGGAAGTCGGCGTGCAGCCGCACCTGCATCCGGAACTGCCCGTCGGCAAGCATCGGGTGACCATCGCCGCAGATCCGGGCGCCCGCAAGAACGCTCCGATCCGAGCCGAGCTGATCGAAGTCCCCGGCTCCCAGGGCCAGGCGACGCTGCTGAACTAA
- a CDS encoding DUF1559 domain-containing protein — protein sequence MLTSLRARRTAFTLIELLVVIAIIAILVALLLPAVQQAREAARRSSCKNNLKQMGLALHNYHDTHSVFPPGYVLQDTTGGGTPDYNGEGSSWGWGAFILPYMEQSALSDALGIGPNRLTPSLAAGSTSLALMQEGISSYRCPSDTAPAINTAHRLRRGPADFVDVATSNYVGNNTSHKWHSGGRLTGYSRSQSGAWAPPGANHDPTGIFWRNSNMKFRDITDGTSNTIALGERAWQLNNPAGTTFNCNAGVAFGTDHRNEQLTIRQNLASGAHPINFAHGWCAYVFSSRHQGGAQFVLCDGSVRFISENIDHTYTDAGTAGSFNNSTFEQLLARNDGQVVGEF from the coding sequence ATGCTGACGTCTCTTCGAGCGCGACGCACCGCGTTCACACTCATCGAACTACTGGTCGTCATCGCGATCATTGCGATTCTGGTGGCATTGCTTCTGCCGGCCGTTCAGCAGGCTCGCGAAGCCGCTCGCCGCAGCAGCTGCAAGAACAATCTCAAGCAGATGGGATTGGCACTTCACAATTACCATGACACGCATTCCGTCTTTCCTCCCGGCTACGTCCTGCAGGACACCACGGGCGGCGGAACGCCTGATTACAACGGAGAAGGGTCCTCCTGGGGCTGGGGTGCCTTCATCCTTCCTTACATGGAACAGAGCGCTCTGTCGGATGCTCTGGGCATCGGCCCAAATCGGTTGACTCCATCACTGGCTGCGGGCTCGACCTCGCTGGCGTTGATGCAGGAAGGCATCTCCTCGTATCGTTGTCCCTCGGACACCGCTCCGGCGATCAACACTGCCCACCGTCTGCGTCGGGGGCCGGCTGATTTCGTCGATGTTGCCACTAGTAACTATGTCGGGAACAACACAAGTCACAAATGGCACTCCGGTGGCCGTCTGACCGGTTACTCGCGAAGCCAGAGTGGTGCCTGGGCACCGCCAGGAGCGAATCACGATCCGACCGGTATTTTCTGGCGGAACTCGAACATGAAGTTCCGGGATATCACCGACGGTACGAGCAACACGATCGCTCTGGGTGAACGCGCCTGGCAGCTGAACAATCCGGCTGGAACGACCTTCAACTGTAATGCGGGCGTCGCGTTTGGAACCGATCACCGAAACGAGCAGCTGACGATTCGTCAGAACCTGGCTTCAGGAGCTCATCCGATCAACTTTGCTCACGGCTGGTGTGCTTACGTCTTCAGCAGCCGGCATCAGGGTGGAGCTCAGTTTGTTCTCTGCGATGGTTCTGTCCGATTCATTTCCGAGAACATTGATCACACCTACACCGACGCCGGTACAGCGGGATCGTTCAACAATTCGACGTTCGAACAACTTCTGGCCCGCAACGACGGTCAGGTTGTTGGTGAATTCTAA
- a CDS encoding carboxypeptidase-like regulatory domain-containing protein: MKTMLRSLCVLSTTLMLCGCGGSSDTPDLGRVSGTVTVDGKPADGVTVLFTPADGGRSSTGQTDSSGHYELVYSSSEMGAKVGSHAVSISPASAMPNDESDDLMNTGGSEIPQEYLEEKKQVEVKAGPNEIDLTYP, encoded by the coding sequence ATGAAAACGATGTTGCGCAGTCTCTGCGTTCTTTCCACAACACTCATGCTCTGCGGTTGCGGTGGAAGCAGTGACACGCCCGATCTGGGTCGTGTTTCCGGGACCGTTACCGTCGACGGCAAGCCCGCCGATGGTGTAACAGTGCTCTTCACCCCTGCCGATGGAGGCCGCTCTTCAACCGGCCAAACAGATTCCAGCGGTCATTACGAACTCGTCTACAGTTCGTCAGAAATGGGAGCCAAAGTTGGTTCTCACGCAGTCAGCATCAGCCCGGCCAGCGCGATGCCGAACGATGAAAGCGACGATCTGATGAACACCGGCGGATCAGAGATTCCGCAGGAATACCTCGAAGAGAAAAAGCAAGTTGAAGTTAAAGCGGGACCCAACGAGATTGATCTCACCTACCCGTAA